The proteins below come from a single Argentina anserina chromosome 1, drPotAnse1.1, whole genome shotgun sequence genomic window:
- the LOC126785174 gene encoding adenine nucleotide transporter BT1, chloroplastic/mitochondrial-like: protein MARRRLQVIEHAREDFELFCSGMKIQWSPLENASRGLFASIGQVATAMGFGISPNPQNLRMDSTTKLLSSTYMRYVPVPDLGFRVAGVEELVMEEVLEIEEEAEVGTMNKLKNRIDGFGTKIKIGNASLRRLLSGAIAGVVSRTAVAPLETIRTNLMVGSCGNSSSAVFQSIMGADGWQGLYRGNLVNVIRVAPSKGIELFVFDMVNKYLTRPGEELKIPIPVSSIAGALAGVSSTLCTYPLELLKTRLTVQRGMYKNFFDAFSKIVKEGGPGELYRGLTPSLIGVIPYAASNYFAYDSLTKAYKKAFKKEEIGNVMTLLIGSASAAFSSTATFPLEVARKQMQVNGRQYKNIIHALCSIFESEGLAGLYRGLGPSYMKLVPAAGISFMCYEACKRILTENEKRNS from the exons ATGGCTAGAAGAAGACTGCAGGTGATTGAACATGCAAGAGAAGACTTTGAGTTGTTTTGTTCTGGAATGAAAATTCAATGGAGTCCTCTAGAGAATGCTTCTCGTGGCTTATTTGCAAGTATTGGTCAAGTGGCAACGGCAATGGGATTTGGTATTTCACCAAATCCACAGAATCTTAGGATGGATAGCACCACAAAGCTACTGAGCTCCACATACATGAGATATGTGCCTGTACCAGATTTGGGTTTTCGGGTTGCTGGAGTTGAAGAGTTGGTGATGGAAGAAGTTCTAGagattgaagaagaagcagaggtTGGGACCATGAACAAGTTGAAGAATAGAATCGATGGTTTTGGAACGAAAATCAAGATAGGTAATGCATCACTAAGAAGGTTGTTGAGTGGAGCAATAGCAGGTGTTGTGTCAAGAACAGCAGTTGCGCCATTGGAAACCATAAGGACCAACTTAATGGTGGGGAGCTGTGGCAACTCATCCAGTGCAGTATTTCAATCTATCATGGGAGCTGATGGATGGCAAGGCTTATATAGAGGCAATCTGGTCAATGTCATTCGTGTTGCGCCAAGCAAGGGTATTGAG TTATTTGTCTTTGACATGGTGAACAAGTACTTGACTAGACCTGGGGAAGAGCTGAAAATCCCTATTCCTGTTTCATCAATCGCGGGCGCCCTTGCTGGAGTCAGCtcaaccttgtgcacatacCCTCTTGAGCTGTTAAAAACACGATTAACTGTCCAG AGAGGAATGTATAAAAACTTTTTCGATGCATTTTCGAAGATTGTGAAGGAGGGAGGACCTGGAGAGCTGTACAGAGGCCTTACACCAAGTCTTATAGGAGTAATCCCATATGCTGCTTCCAACTATTTCGCTTATGATTCACTCACAAAAGCTTACAAGAAGGCTTTCAAAAAGGAGGAAATCGGAAATGTAATGACACTGTTGATTGGCTCAGCATCTGCTGCATTTTCAAGCACCGCAACTTTCCCACTCGAGGTGGCTCGGAAGCAAATGCAGGTGAATGGGAGACAATACAAGAACATAATTCATGCTCTTTGTAGCATATTTGAAAGTGAAGGACTTGCTGGCTTGTACAGAGGGTTAGGACCAAGCTATATGAAACTGGTTCCTGCTGCTGGGATATCCTTCATGTGCTACGAAGCATGCAAGAGGATACTCACTGAGAATGAGAAGAGGAATtcataa
- the LOC126783436 gene encoding DEAD-box ATP-dependent RNA helicase 52C-like: MSLRTMSWAEAVTESARKGVRPRPSSASYVPPHLRGGGYNAYGRGFSEPAQYGSHPSYGGYRGGGRSGPGRGGRGGFGFGGRSRGRAQPPRPVDDVCERLEEVKVSGGDDVSNAGINFDAYEDIPVEATGEDVPAAAGSFGEIDLGECLNNNIRRCRYVKPTPVQRHAIPIAMAGRDLMACAQTGSGKTAAFCFPIISGVLTEKSMAGSESCGDGWTVFPLALILSPTRELASQIYEEAEKFAYQSGAKVAVVYGGAPMGQQLRDLERGVDILVATPGRLVDMIERSRVSLKMIKYLALDEADRMLDMGFEPQIRKIVQRMDMPPPGARQTLLFSATFPAEIQRLAADFLENYIFLAVGRVGSSTDLIAQKVEFVNDMDKTKHLCGLLKNQRDNGSNGKLALTLVFVETKKGANQLENWLSRKGFPAIAIHGDKVQMERERALRLFKCGTTPILVATDVASRGLDIPHVAHVVNFDFPKSIDDYVHRIGRTGRAGKTGLATAFFSEKNQPHAKALVDLLKESKQEVPDWLKNYAEQSSPYGGDQGQKYGGSNFGGYDFRRSENHYGSGSYGYGDSSVGAGAPAFRDDSGSYVARSFGYGANYGNSYVDEPAASKNVASYNVGETDAGSFGHGGTYGNSYVDEPATSNTDASYNGGNTDAAGTTGPSSFGNYDDIVAGGWE, from the exons ATGAGTCTGCGAACCATGTCTTGGGCCGAAGCCGTCACCGAGTCGGCCCGGAAAGGCGTTCGCCCCCGGCCCAGCTCCGCCTCCTACGTCCCTCCTCATCTCCGCGGCGGCGGCTACAACGCCTACGGCCGAGGTTTCAGCGAGCCGGCTCAGTACGGTTCTCACCCCAGCTACGGCGGCTACCGGGGAGGCGGCCGCTCCGGTCCTGGTCGCGGCGGACGTGGAGGTTTTGGTTTCGGCGGCCGGAGCCGCGGTAGGGCGCAGCCGCCGAGGCCGGTGGATGACGTGTGCGAGAGGCTCGAGGAGGTGAAAGTGAGCGGCGGCGATGACGTCAGCAATGCGGGTATCAACTTCGATGCGTACGAGGATATTCCGGTGGAGGCGACCGGCGAGGACGTGCCGGCGGCGGCGGGGAGCTTTGGAGAGATTGACTTGGGGGAGTGCTTGAACAACAACATCAGGAGGTGTAGGTACGTGAAGCCGACGCCGGTGCAGCGCCACGCGATTCCGATAGCCATGGCCGGAAGGGACTTGATGGCCTGTGCTCAGACCGGGTCGGGTAAAACGGCGGCGTTTTGCTTCCCCATTATCAGTGGAGTGTTGACTGAAAAGTCAATGGCGGGGTCTGAGAGTTGTGGGGATGGGTGGACTGTGTTTCCTCTGGCTCTCATTTTGTCTCCGACGAGAGAGTTGGCTAGTcag ATATACGAGGAAGCTGAGAAGTTTGCATATCAGAGTGGAGCAAAGGTGGCTGTTGTTTATGGTGGAGCGCCGATGGGCCAGCAG CTTCGTGATCTGGAGAGAGGAGTTGACATCCTAGTCGCCACTCCAGGGCGCTTGGTGGACATGATTGAACGGTCACGAGTTTCCCTCAAGATGATCAAATACTTGGCACTAGATGAGGCTGATAGGATGTTGGACATGGGTTTTGAACCTCAAATAAGGAAGATTGTTCAACGGATGGACATGCCTCCCCCTGGTGCAAGGCAAACATTGCTTTTCAGTGCAACATTCCCTGCTGAAATACAG AGGCTTGCGGCAGATTTCCTCGAGAACTACATATTTCTGGCTGTTGGGAGAGTTGGGTCAAGCACTGATCTTATAGCACAAAAGGTTGAGTTTGTCAATGATATGGACAAAACAAAGCATTTATGTGGTCTTCTTAAGAATCAGAGGGACAATGGATCTAATGGAAAG CTTGCTTTAACCTTGGTATTTGTTGAGACCAAGAAAGGAGCAAATCAGTTGGAAAACTGGTTATCCAGAAAAGGATTCCCCGCAATAGCAATACATGGCGACAAAGTGCAAATG GAGAGGGAACGAGCTTTGAGGTTGTTTAAGTGTGGTACAACTCCAATACTGGTGGCAACAGATGTTGCTTCACGAGGTTTAGATATCCCACATGTTGCCCATGTCGTCAATTTTGACTTTCCAAAAAGCATAGATGATTATGTTCACAGGATTGGTCGTACTGGACGTGCTGGTAAAACTGGTCTTGCAACTGCTTTCTTCAGTGAAAAGAACCAGCCACATGCAAAGGCACTAGTGGATTTATTGAAGGAATCAAAGCAGGAGGTTCCTGACTGGCTTAAAAATTATGCTGAACAATCATCTCCTTATGGTGGAGACCAGGGCCAAAAGTATGGTGGCAGTAACTTTGGTGGATATGACTTTCGTAGGAGTGAGAATCATTATGGGTCTGGCAGTTATGGTTATGGGGATTCTTCTGTGGGTGCTGGCGCTCCTGCTTTTCGTGATGATTCAGGCTCATATGTGGCTCGTTCATTTGGCTATGGTGCAAATTATGGGAATTCTTATGTGGATGAACCTGCTGCTTCAAAAAATGTTGCTTCTTATAATGTGGGTGAAACTGATGCTGGTTCTTTTGGCCATGGAGGAACATATGGGAACTCTTATGTGGATGAGCCTGCTACTTCAAACACTGATGCTTCTTATAATGGGGGTAACACTGATGCTGCTGGTACCACTGGTCCATCGAGCTTTGGAAATTATGATGATATTGTTGCTGGTGGGTGGGAATAG